The Blattabacterium cuenoti genome includes a region encoding these proteins:
- the rpoN gene encoding RNA polymerase factor sigma-54: protein MLKQQLSQKGQHKLSPQQIKLMKLVQLSTLDFEQRVKQELEENPALEEENSSELEEEFSESETSENDFDLLEDQNQSIDISEIDEYLSDDEIEDYKNNINHQNYGVEKHIPIISGISFQEYLKNQLHTFRLNEEDLLIADFVLGNIDDDGYIRRKITSIADDILLILGISVNSEKIEQLILNYIQKLDPVGVGSRNLQECLLIQLEKKKMTKEVLIAKKIIQYNFESFVKKHYQKLQKKLGITKKNLRKSIYQIEKLNPKPGKIYSENTKNLNHIIPDFTICILDNKLELSLNQRNIPEIKISPIYLDMLKSYKSSKNKNLKKNEETIVFLKQKIDSAKWFVDAIKKRQNTLMLTMNAIMDYQKEYFLTGDPVKIKPMILKNISQKIGVGISTVSRVANRKYVNTPYGTFLIKSFFSEKMKNKEGEEISSIEIKKLLGESIDKENKKKPLTDEKLSKILKKKGYLVARRTVAKYRDQMHIPVARMRKNL from the coding sequence ATGTTAAAACAGCAATTATCACAAAAAGGACAACACAAACTATCTCCACAACAAATTAAACTCATGAAATTAGTTCAGTTATCTACTTTAGATTTTGAACAAAGAGTAAAACAAGAATTGGAAGAAAATCCAGCATTAGAAGAAGAAAATTCTTCTGAATTAGAAGAAGAATTTTCAGAATCAGAAACATCTGAAAATGATTTTGATCTTCTAGAAGATCAAAATCAATCCATAGATATTTCAGAAATAGATGAATATTTGAGTGATGATGAAATTGAAGATTATAAAAATAATATCAATCATCAAAATTACGGTGTAGAAAAACATATTCCTATTATTTCTGGAATTTCTTTTCAAGAATATTTGAAAAATCAATTGCATACTTTTCGTTTGAACGAAGAAGATTTACTGATAGCAGATTTTGTATTAGGAAATATAGATGATGACGGTTATATAAGAAGAAAGATCACATCTATAGCAGATGATATTCTTTTAATACTTGGAATATCAGTTAATTCAGAAAAAATAGAACAATTAATTTTAAACTATATACAAAAATTAGACCCTGTGGGTGTAGGATCCAGAAACTTACAAGAATGTCTACTTATTCAATTGGAAAAAAAAAAAATGACAAAAGAGGTTCTTATCGCCAAAAAAATTATACAATATAATTTTGAATCTTTTGTAAAAAAACATTATCAAAAACTGCAAAAAAAGTTAGGAATAACAAAAAAAAATTTAAGAAAATCTATTTATCAAATAGAAAAATTAAATCCAAAACCAGGAAAAATTTATTCAGAAAATACCAAAAATTTAAATCACATCATTCCAGATTTTACTATTTGTATTTTAGATAATAAACTAGAACTTTCTTTAAATCAAAGAAATATACCAGAAATAAAGATATCACCTATATATTTAGATATGTTAAAATCTTATAAATCTTCAAAAAATAAAAATTTAAAGAAAAATGAGGAAACCATTGTTTTTCTGAAACAAAAAATAGATTCTGCGAAATGGTTTGTAGATGCAATCAAAAAACGTCAAAATACGTTGATGTTAACAATGAATGCTATTATGGATTATCAAAAAGAATATTTTTTAACTGGAGATCCAGTTAAAATAAAACCTATGATCTTAAAAAACATTTCACAAAAAATTGGAGTAGGAATTTCTACCGTTTCACGTGTAGCTAATAGAAAATATGTTAATACACCATACGGTACTTTTTTGATTAAAAGTTTTTTTTCTGAGAAAATGAAAAACAAAGAAGGAGAAGAAATATCCTCTATTGAAATCAAAAAACTTTTAGGAGAATCCATAGATAAGGAAAATAAAAAAAAACCTCTTACCGATGAAAAACTATCTAAAATACTCAAAAAAAAAGGCTATCTAGTAGCTAGAAGAACTGTTGCTAAATATAGAGATCAAATGCATATTCCTGTTGCAAGAATGCGAAAAAATTTATAA
- a CDS encoding aldehyde dehydrogenase family protein, translating into MFQTINPVDNNILNTYYFLSEKDIRTKLSIAHHAYKKWKDYSFESKVQCLTTLYSCMQKTIDITSYLITQEMGKPITQSRLEVNKSINLCKYYCQQKESIFFQKISTEYEKSYVRFESIGPILGIMPWNYPIWQTIRSSIPNLLLGNVILIKPAINTAGCSMILEKIFIKAGFPEGVFQILLIDIPKIESVIANTVIQGVTFTGSSFSGSIIGSLSGKYIKKSVLELGGNDAFVVMKDVEDIKKTAKLATESRLNNTGQTCISAKRFIVDQSIVNDFIDIVIQEMKEYQKGDLYNESTKIGYISRYDLSEKLYHQYKNIILNGGKICLETNKDGNFFSPSLLRIEKDNFIVKKEEIFGPIGIVSIFSREEEIPDIVNNTCYGLGASIWTKDLEKAEKLSKKIDTGMIFINDIVKSDVRFPFGGVKKSGYGRELSILSIKELSNWKTVIIKKL; encoded by the coding sequence ATGTTTCAAACTATTAATCCTGTAGACAATAATATTTTAAATACTTATTATTTTCTATCTGAAAAGGATATTAGAACTAAATTATCTATAGCTCATCATGCATACAAAAAGTGGAAAGATTATTCTTTTGAATCTAAAGTTCAATGTTTAACGACATTATACTCTTGCATGCAAAAAACTATAGATATTACATCCTATTTAATTACCCAAGAAATGGGAAAGCCTATCACTCAGTCTCGTTTAGAAGTAAATAAGAGCATAAATTTGTGTAAATATTATTGTCAACAGAAAGAGTCCATTTTTTTTCAAAAAATATCTACTGAATATGAAAAATCTTATGTAAGATTTGAATCTATAGGTCCTATATTAGGAATCATGCCTTGGAACTATCCTATTTGGCAAACCATAAGATCTTCTATTCCTAATTTATTATTAGGAAATGTAATTCTTATTAAACCAGCTATAAATACAGCAGGATGCTCTATGATTTTGGAAAAAATATTTATAAAGGCTGGTTTTCCTGAAGGTGTTTTTCAAATTTTATTAATAGATATTCCCAAAATAGAATCAGTTATAGCTAATACAGTGATACAAGGAGTGACATTTACTGGAAGTTCTTTTTCTGGAAGTATTATAGGATCATTATCTGGAAAATATATCAAAAAATCCGTTTTGGAGTTGGGAGGAAATGATGCTTTTGTAGTCATGAAAGATGTTGAAGATATTAAAAAAACAGCTAAATTAGCTACAGAATCCCGATTAAATAATACAGGACAAACATGTATTTCGGCAAAAAGGTTTATTGTAGATCAATCTATAGTAAATGATTTTATAGATATAGTTATCCAAGAAATGAAAGAATATCAAAAAGGAGATTTATATAATGAATCTACCAAGATTGGTTATATATCTCGTTATGATTTATCTGAAAAATTATATCATCAATATAAAAATATCATATTAAATGGAGGAAAAATCTGTTTAGAAACTAATAAAGATGGAAATTTTTTTTCTCCCTCTTTATTAAGAATAGAAAAAGATAATTTTATTGTGAAAAAAGAAGAAATTTTTGGACCAATAGGAATTGTTTCTATTTTTTCTAGAGAAGAAGAAATTCCTGATATTGTTAATAATACATGTTATGGGTTAGGAGCATCTATTTGGACAAAAGATTTGGAAAAAGCTGAAAAATTATCCAAGAAAATAGATACTGGAATGATTTTTATTAATGATATTGTGAAATCAGATGTTCGTTTTCCTTTTGGAGGAGTCAAGAAATCTGGATATGGAAGAGAACTATCTATTTTATCTATAAAAGAATTGTCCAATTGGAAAACGGTGATTATAAAAAAATTATAA
- a CDS encoding SufE family protein yields the protein MNLYKKEEIIKKEFHLLKNWEEKYEYLIDLGKKLPKKPDEFRSDEKLIYGCQSKVWLDAELKGSRIFFDADGDALLPRGMAALMVRVYSGLFPFEIIYSNTTNFIHEIGFQTFLSPIRANGMLLFLKKIKIYAIALNAKISIGSNDQI from the coding sequence ATGAATTTGTATAAGAAAGAGGAAATAATAAAAAAAGAATTTCATCTTCTAAAAAATTGGGAAGAAAAATATGAATATTTAATAGATTTGGGAAAAAAATTGCCAAAAAAACCAGATGAATTTAGATCAGATGAAAAATTAATTTATGGATGTCAATCAAAAGTTTGGTTAGATGCTGAGTTGAAAGGTTCGCGTATTTTCTTTGATGCAGATGGTGATGCTTTATTACCTAGAGGAATGGCGGCTCTTATGGTTCGTGTTTATTCAGGACTTTTCCCCTTTGAAATTATTTATTCGAACACTACTAATTTTATTCATGAAATAGGATTTCAAACTTTTTTATCCCCTATTAGAGCCAATGGCATGCTTTTATTTTTAAAAAAAATAAAAATTTATGCCATAGCTCTTAATGCCAAAATTTCTATTGGATCAAATGATCAAATTTAA
- the metE gene encoding 5-methyltetrahydropteroyltriglutamate--homocysteine S-methyltransferase: MLKHNLGYPRIGIQRELKKACESYWSKKIDSETLFEVGKKIRKENWKMQEMANLDLIPCNDFSFYDHVLDMSLLLGVIPESYLSVPIIQNSIDLYFSMARGFQKNGWDIKAMEMTKWFNTNYHYIVPEFDKNQKFSIFSKKIFDELEESKRLLKSIKKIKPVLIGPVSYLFLGKEKDKSFHKMDLIEKIVPVYIQIINDLKNQGTNWIQLDEPILVLDMSEKEKEAFQYAYKKISKFCSDTNILLTSYFDGVSENISLLRGFFVKALHIDLVEDSEQLEKILSFVKESKMILSLGIIDGRNIWKNNYTDSIKKIEKTIESIGEDRVMIAPNCSLLHVPINIEYEHFIHDDVKKRMSFARQKIDELNDLECIIKGDKDILLNNFSLLEKYKKSSFFYDKKIKERAIKIKEKDTQRKNPFHIRQRKQKEKFNLPLFPTTTIGSFPQTKEIRNLRNKFRKKELSKEEYDQKTQSFIVDLIKKQEEIDLDVLVHGEFERTDMVEYFSNKLKGTLSTENGWVQSYGSRCVKPPIIYGDVSRTGDMTVDWICFAQSKTRKLMKGMLTGPVTILQWSFVRNDQPISHTAYQIAWAIREEVLSLEKSGIQVIQIDEPAIREGLPLKKKNWKSYFHWAIKAFRISSSGVKDETQIHTHMCYSEFNDILEHIADLDADVITMETSRSRMELLKAFSTFSYPNEIGPGVYDIHSPRIPTVEEIFDLIEKASKKLPIRNIWVNPDCGLKTRKWEEVLKSLKNMTKAAKIARMKLTNHSS; the protein is encoded by the coding sequence ATGCTGAAACATAACCTGGGTTATCCTCGTATAGGAATACAAAGAGAGTTAAAAAAAGCTTGTGAATCTTATTGGTCGAAAAAAATAGATTCGGAAACTTTATTTGAAGTCGGAAAAAAAATAAGGAAAGAAAATTGGAAGATGCAGGAAATGGCAAATTTGGATTTGATTCCATGCAATGATTTTAGTTTTTATGATCACGTTTTAGATATGTCGTTGTTATTAGGAGTCATTCCAGAGTCTTATCTTTCCGTTCCAATTATTCAAAACAGTATTGATCTATATTTTTCTATGGCTAGGGGATTTCAAAAAAATGGATGGGACATAAAAGCTATGGAAATGACGAAATGGTTTAACACTAATTATCATTATATAGTTCCAGAATTTGATAAAAATCAAAAATTTTCTATTTTTTCAAAGAAAATCTTTGATGAATTAGAAGAATCAAAAAGGTTATTAAAATCAATAAAAAAAATAAAACCTGTATTAATAGGACCAGTCTCTTACCTTTTCTTGGGAAAAGAAAAGGATAAATCCTTTCATAAAATGGATTTAATTGAAAAAATTGTTCCTGTTTATATACAGATTATCAATGATTTAAAAAATCAAGGAACTAATTGGATTCAATTAGATGAACCTATTTTAGTTTTAGATATGTCTGAAAAAGAAAAAGAAGCGTTTCAATATGCTTATAAAAAAATATCTAAATTTTGTTCAGATACCAATATTTTATTAACCTCTTACTTTGATGGGGTTTCAGAAAATATTTCTCTTCTTAGAGGCTTTTTTGTAAAAGCTTTACATATAGATTTGGTAGAAGATTCAGAACAATTGGAAAAAATACTTTCTTTTGTCAAAGAATCAAAAATGATTTTGTCTTTAGGAATTATTGATGGAAGAAATATATGGAAAAATAATTACACTGATTCAATCAAGAAAATTGAAAAAACAATAGAATCCATAGGAGAAGATCGCGTTATGATTGCTCCGAATTGTTCTCTTTTACATGTTCCTATAAATATAGAATATGAACACTTCATTCATGATGATGTAAAAAAAAGAATGTCTTTTGCAAGACAAAAAATCGATGAATTAAATGATTTAGAATGTATTATAAAAGGAGATAAAGATATTTTATTAAATAATTTTTCCTTACTAGAAAAATATAAGAAATCTTCTTTTTTTTATGATAAAAAAATCAAAGAGAGAGCAATAAAAATAAAAGAGAAAGACACACAAAGAAAAAATCCTTTTCATATTCGACAAAGAAAACAAAAAGAAAAATTTAATCTTCCCTTGTTTCCAACTACTACTATAGGATCTTTTCCTCAAACAAAAGAAATACGTAATTTGCGAAATAAATTTCGTAAAAAAGAATTAAGCAAAGAGGAATATGATCAAAAAACACAATCCTTTATTGTAGATCTTATCAAAAAACAAGAAGAAATCGATTTGGATGTTTTAGTTCATGGTGAATTTGAGAGAACTGATATGGTGGAATATTTTTCAAACAAACTTAAAGGAACCCTTTCTACTGAAAATGGATGGGTCCAAAGTTATGGAAGTAGGTGTGTTAAACCTCCTATTATTTATGGAGACGTTAGTCGTACTGGAGACATGACTGTGGATTGGATATGTTTTGCTCAATCTAAAACCAGAAAGTTAATGAAAGGGATGTTAACTGGACCAGTTACTATCTTGCAATGGTCTTTTGTTCGGAACGATCAGCCTATTTCTCATACAGCATATCAAATAGCTTGGGCGATTAGAGAAGAAGTTCTTTCTTTAGAAAAATCTGGAATCCAGGTCATTCAAATTGATGAACCTGCTATTAGAGAAGGATTACCTTTGAAAAAAAAGAATTGGAAGTCTTATTTTCATTGGGCGATTAAGGCTTTTCGTATTTCTTCAAGTGGAGTGAAAGATGAGACTCAGATTCATACACATATGTGTTATAGTGAATTTAACGATATATTAGAACATATAGCAGATCTAGATGCAGATGTAATTACTATGGAGACTTCTAGATCCAGAATGGAATTGTTGAAAGCCTTTTCTACTTTTTCTTATCCTAATGAAATAGGTCCAGGTGTATATGACATTCATTCACCTAGAATTCCTACTGTAGAAGAAATTTTTGATTTAATAGAAAAAGCTTCAAAAAAATTACCAATCAGAAATATTTGGGTGAATCCAGATTGTGGGTTAAAAACTAGAAAATGGGAAGAAGTTTTGAAGTCCTTAAAAAATATGACAAAAGCGGCAAAAATAGCTAGAATGAAACTGACCAATCACTCTTCTTAA
- a CDS encoding putative sugar nucleotidyl transferase has protein sequence MNFILYDGIEWRNLFPITFTRPVSEIRLGLFTMKERWEKYIGKKISGIITQSFLSKKYSLINNDSFFKNILLINSSYLPNEELIQMIFSLKENEAIFFKEKIVAVKKSFFSCERKEKENVLSFKKKYNIKKIIHIQYPWDIFMNNETVLKKDFMFFTKGKKSFSLLGKNHVLCKKAIFLEEDIKANNVVLNAQLGPIYIEKGVEIMEGSVVRGPAAIGKKSTLNIGSKIYGGTTIGHSCKVGGEIINSVVFSYSNKAHDGFLGNTILGEWCNLGAGTNISNLRNDYRKVTVWNYEKKDFIPVDVQFFGMIMGDYSKSGINTQFNTATVVGVSNSIFGYGFPPRYIPSFSLGGIQNRKKIPFHQVCETAEIMMKRRKVNFSVLDKKILQYLYQLLDI, from the coding sequence ATGAATTTCATATTATATGATGGAATAGAATGGAGAAATTTATTTCCTATAACATTTACTAGACCTGTATCAGAAATTCGTTTGGGTTTATTCACAATGAAAGAAAGATGGGAAAAATATATTGGAAAAAAAATTTCAGGCATTATTACACAATCATTTCTTTCAAAGAAATATTCATTGATAAATAATGATTCTTTTTTTAAAAATATATTATTAATTAATTCTTCATATTTGCCAAACGAAGAATTAATTCAGATGATTTTTTCCTTAAAGGAAAACGAAGCTATTTTTTTTAAAGAAAAAATTGTAGCTGTAAAAAAGAGTTTTTTTTCCTGTGAAAGAAAAGAAAAAGAAAATGTTCTCTCTTTTAAAAAAAAATATAATATCAAAAAAATTATCCATATACAATATCCATGGGATATATTTATGAATAATGAAACTGTGTTGAAAAAAGATTTCATGTTTTTCACAAAAGGAAAAAAATCTTTTTCTTTATTGGGTAAAAATCATGTTCTTTGCAAAAAAGCAATTTTTTTGGAAGAAGATATAAAAGCAAATAATGTTGTATTAAATGCTCAATTGGGCCCAATATATATTGAAAAAGGAGTTGAAATCATGGAAGGGTCTGTAGTTAGGGGTCCAGCAGCCATTGGAAAAAAATCTACCTTGAATATAGGTTCAAAAATATATGGAGGAACAACTATTGGTCATTCTTGTAAAGTAGGTGGAGAAATTATAAATTCTGTAGTTTTTTCCTATTCTAATAAAGCTCACGATGGATTTTTAGGAAATACTATTTTAGGAGAGTGGTGTAATTTAGGAGCTGGAACTAATATTTCTAATTTGAGAAATGATTATCGTAAAGTAACAGTTTGGAATTATGAAAAAAAAGATTTTATTCCTGTTGATGTACAATTTTTTGGAATGATCATGGGAGATTATTCTAAATCAGGGATAAATACTCAATTTAATACAGCTACGGTAGTAGGAGTTAGCAATAGTATTTTTGGATATGGATTTCCGCCTAGATATATTCCTTCTTTTTCTTTGGGGGGAATACAAAACAGAAAAAAAATACCTTTTCATCAAGTTTGTGAAACAGCTGAAATTATGATGAAAAGGAGAAAGGTTAACTTTTCTGTTTTAGATAAAAAAATTTTACAATATTTGTATCAATTATTGGATATTTAG
- a CDS encoding type B 50S ribosomal protein L31, with protein sequence MRKKIHPENYRPVVFKDINNEKILICRSTVKTKDSIQIDGCDYPLYKMEISSYSHPFFTGEKRFLGKTGPAERFKRKYEKYKKM encoded by the coding sequence ATGAGAAAAAAAATACATCCGGAAAATTATAGACCTGTTGTTTTTAAAGATATTAATAATGAAAAAATTTTGATTTGCAGATCAACAGTAAAAACAAAAGATTCCATTCAAATAGATGGATGCGATTATCCGTTATATAAAATGGAAATATCTAGTTATTCTCATCCATTTTTTACTGGAGAAAAAAGGTTTTTAGGAAAAACAGGACCGGCAGAAAGATTTAAAAGAAAATATGAAAAATATAAAAAAATGTGA
- a CDS encoding 3-oxoacyl-ACP synthase III family protein → MIRSIITGTGHYLPKKIIKSDHFLRHKFYDKKGLKIDKSNEEIINKFQKITEIEERRYINKGLLNSDIATIAAKRALINSKIYKEKIDYIISAHNYGDIHPISCQSDFMPSIAARVKNKLQIKNKKCRPYDMIFGCPGWIEGMILADQLLQAKYAKNILVTSSETLSKVIDPHDRNAMIFSDGAGAAVLSAIEDLENEKNGIIHYETQCNNNDELYYLTNGPSLNQNYKKSLVNIRMNGRRIYEYALTEVPNMLKNILDHANLHLKDIKKILIHQANAKMDYAILKRLLKLYNYTSLNKGIISKIMPMTIRKFGNSSVATVPTLLDLIIQGKMPPHEIEPGDTILMASLGAGMNINGMIYRFPLKK, encoded by the coding sequence ATGATTCGATCAATCATTACAGGAACTGGGCACTATTTGCCCAAAAAAATTATAAAAAGTGATCATTTTTTAAGACATAAATTTTACGATAAAAAAGGATTAAAAATTGATAAGTCTAATGAAGAAATTATTAATAAGTTTCAAAAAATTACGGAAATAGAGGAAAGAAGATATATTAATAAAGGATTATTGAATTCGGATATTGCTACGATTGCAGCAAAAAGAGCTTTGATTAATTCTAAAATTTATAAAGAAAAAATAGATTATATTATATCTGCTCATAATTATGGAGATATTCATCCTATTTCTTGTCAATCTGATTTTATGCCCTCTATAGCCGCTAGAGTAAAGAACAAACTTCAAATAAAGAATAAAAAATGTAGACCATATGATATGATTTTTGGTTGTCCAGGATGGATAGAAGGTATGATTCTTGCCGATCAGCTTTTACAAGCTAAATATGCTAAGAATATATTAGTTACCAGTTCAGAAACTTTATCTAAAGTTATAGATCCACATGATAGAAATGCTATGATTTTTTCGGATGGAGCTGGAGCAGCTGTTTTATCAGCTATAGAAGATTTGGAGAATGAAAAAAATGGAATTATTCATTATGAGACTCAATGCAATAATAACGATGAGTTGTATTACTTAACTAATGGTCCTTCTTTAAATCAAAATTATAAAAAATCTCTAGTGAATATTAGAATGAATGGAAGAAGAATTTATGAATACGCATTGACAGAAGTTCCAAATATGTTAAAAAATATACTTGATCATGCAAATTTGCATTTGAAAGATATTAAGAAAATTCTTATTCATCAAGCTAATGCAAAAATGGATTATGCAATCTTAAAAAGATTATTGAAATTGTATAATTATACATCTCTAAATAAAGGAATTATATCAAAAATAATGCCAATGACAATAAGAAAATTTGGAAATTCTTCTGTAGCTACTGTCCCTACTTTGTTGGATTTGATTATTCAGGGGAAAATGCCTCCTCATGAAATAGAACCTGGAGACACTATATTAATGGCATCTCTAGGAGCAGGAATGAATATTAATGGAATGATTTATCGTTTCCCACTAAAAAAATAA
- a CDS encoding class I SAM-dependent methyltransferase, producing the protein MNKHSIKEEKIKNMFDHISHKYDLINHILSFGIDFFWRRKIIHLLDKFNKKKRFKIY; encoded by the coding sequence ATGAACAAACATTCTATAAAAGAAGAAAAAATAAAAAATATGTTTGATCACATTTCTCATAAATATGATTTGATAAATCATATATTGTCTTTTGGGATAGATTTTTTTTGGAGAAGAAAAATAATTCATTTATTAGATAAATTTAATAAAAAAAAAAGATTCAAAATATACTAG
- a CDS encoding class I SAM-dependent methyltransferase: MAILLANRFDDAYIIGLDPSEKMLEVAQNKIRNNFLEKRIKLIQGYSQHIPFGNRTFDAVTVAFGIRNFQYIHLSFKEIYRILKPLGILGILEFSKPSNYWIKKIYYFYSHFILNKIGSSLSNNHIAYNYLKESIRSFSYCGKRMNKLLKFHKFNTIYMKKLTFEIASIYLSNK; this comes from the coding sequence TTGGCTATTCTTTTAGCAAATAGATTTGATGATGCTTACATTATAGGATTAGATCCATCGGAAAAAATGCTAGAAGTAGCTCAAAATAAAATAAGAAATAATTTTTTGGAAAAAAGAATCAAATTAATTCAAGGATATTCTCAACATATTCCATTTGGAAATAGAACTTTCGATGCAGTGACTGTAGCTTTTGGAATAAGAAATTTTCAATATATTCACCTTTCTTTCAAAGAAATATATAGAATACTGAAACCTTTAGGAATATTAGGAATATTAGAATTCTCTAAACCTTCCAATTATTGGATTAAAAAAATTTACTATTTCTATTCTCATTTTATCCTAAATAAAATAGGAAGTTCCCTATCAAATAATCATATTGCATATAATTATTTAAAAGAGTCTATTAGATCATTTTCTTATTGTGGAAAAAGGATGAATAAACTTTTAAAGTTTCATAAATTTAACACAATATATATGAAAAAATTAACTTTTGAAATTGCTTCTATTTATTTGTCAAATAAATAA
- a CDS encoding GH3 auxin-responsive promoter family protein, translated as MIKYLSGYLTSSFLKKRIKNIEFFMRYPTEIQNQLINRLILYAKDTEFGKKHGFRDIKKYQQFSERIPICKYEDLKYVIKRIRRGEKDILWPGTVKWFARSSGTTNTKSKYIPVTKLSMNECHYKAGKDMLSIYIHNHPKTKIFFGKAVRLGGSHELYKNYNTFYGDLSSILIKNMPFWAENICIPGKKTALMSEWETKLENIVKETGCKDVRILLGVCSWLLIFLNKLLKKFDKKRINEIWPNIEVIFHGGMSLKPYIHQYQNLFEKSINYYDIYSASEGFFAIQDQRNVEDLLLLLNHGIFYEFIPAEDIDKKNPKIISIENVELNKNYALVVSTNAGLWRYIVGDTIKFTNLSPYRISISGRTTLYINSFGEELIIENAEEALNKTCLKTNSIIHEYTAGPIYMNQNNSGAHEWIIEFKKHPKNLCNFRNILDNELKSLNSDYEIKRYKNIVLGPPIIHVARNGLFYNWLKKNKKLGGQNKIPRLSNDRKYIDSILKMEKNF; from the coding sequence ATGATAAAATATTTATCCGGGTATTTAACATCTTCTTTTCTCAAAAAAAGAATTAAAAACATAGAATTTTTCATGCGTTATCCAACAGAAATACAAAATCAATTGATTAATCGATTGATTTTGTATGCAAAAGACACTGAATTTGGAAAAAAACATGGGTTTCGTGACATTAAGAAATATCAGCAATTTTCTGAAAGAATACCCATATGTAAATATGAAGATTTAAAATATGTAATCAAAAGAATTCGTAGAGGAGAAAAAGATATATTATGGCCAGGAACAGTAAAATGGTTTGCCAGATCTTCTGGAACTACAAATACAAAAAGTAAATATATTCCTGTGACCAAACTCTCCATGAATGAGTGTCATTACAAAGCAGGAAAAGATATGTTATCTATTTATATTCATAATCATCCAAAAACGAAAATTTTTTTCGGAAAAGCTGTTCGTTTAGGAGGAAGTCATGAATTATATAAAAATTACAACACTTTTTATGGGGATTTATCTTCTATTTTGATCAAAAATATGCCTTTTTGGGCGGAAAATATTTGTATTCCTGGTAAAAAAACAGCTTTAATGAGCGAATGGGAAACAAAACTGGAAAATATAGTAAAAGAAACAGGATGCAAGGATGTTCGAATTTTGTTGGGAGTTTGTTCTTGGTTATTAATATTTTTAAACAAATTGCTAAAAAAATTTGACAAAAAAAGAATTAACGAAATATGGCCTAATATAGAAGTCATATTTCATGGAGGAATGAGTTTAAAACCTTATATACATCAATATCAGAACTTATTCGAAAAATCTATTAATTATTACGACATATATAGTGCTTCAGAAGGTTTTTTTGCTATTCAAGATCAAAGAAATGTTGAAGATCTTTTGCTTTTATTAAATCATGGAATTTTTTATGAATTTATTCCTGCAGAAGACATAGATAAAAAAAATCCTAAAATAATCTCCATTGAGAATGTGGAATTGAATAAAAATTATGCATTAGTTGTTTCTACTAATGCCGGATTATGGAGATATATTGTTGGAGACACTATTAAATTTACTAATTTATCACCATATAGAATTTCTATTTCAGGAAGAACCACTCTTTACATTAATTCCTTTGGGGAAGAATTAATTATTGAAAATGCGGAGGAAGCTTTGAATAAAACTTGCCTAAAAACAAATTCTATTATTCATGAATATACAGCAGGTCCCATTTATATGAATCAAAACAATTCTGGTGCTCACGAATGGATTATAGAATTCAAGAAACATCCGAAAAATTTGTGCAATTTTAGAAACATTTTGGATAACGAATTAAAATCTCTGAATTCCGATTATGAAATTAAACGATATAAAAATATTGTTTTGGGGCCTCCTATTATACATGTAGCTAGAAATGGGTTATTTTATAATTGGTTGAAAAAAAATAAAAAATTAGGTGGACAAAATAAAATTCCTCGTTTATCTAATGATAGAAAATATATAGATTCCATTCTCAAAATGGAAAAAAATTTTTAG
- the rpsO gene encoding 30S ribosomal protein S15 yields MTAEKKKEIFKIYGTSVNDTGSSKVQVTLFTYRINHLSNHLKNNKKDFNTERALVKLVGKRKKLLKYIEKRDINCYKKIIKHLGLRK; encoded by the coding sequence ATGACTGCAGAGAAAAAAAAAGAAATATTCAAGATCTATGGAACATCTGTTAACGATACAGGTTCTTCAAAAGTACAAGTAACCTTGTTCACTTACCGGATTAATCACTTAAGCAATCATCTGAAAAACAATAAAAAAGACTTTAATACAGAAAGAGCTTTGGTAAAATTAGTGGGTAAAAGAAAAAAACTATTAAAATATATAGAAAAACGTGATATTAATTGTTATAAAAAAATAATTAAACATCTAGGATTGAGAAAATGA